In Dermacentor variabilis isolate Ectoservices chromosome 7, ASM5094787v1, whole genome shotgun sequence, a genomic segment contains:
- the LOC142587964 gene encoding uncharacterized protein LOC142587964 translates to MVCYTPPPPAHHLPSPPVTAKNGATRRDKTERTGRVETHSLPGPWVPLPPSPANQHHREPPLSVVMASVKQVTALLVLVAGVVLALITTTTGQNMPEPPPGHGGPGPFGFGAPGQFGGGFRGRRSDFDMAGYRQEARREAQGPFRGRREAYFGMQDE, encoded by the exons ATGGTTtgctataccccccccccccccgcccaccacCTTCCTTCTCCTCCCGTTACCGCGAAAAACGGGGCTACGCGAAGGGACAAAACTGAGAGGACCGGACGGGTCGAGACGCACTCCCTCCCTGGTCCCTGGGTCCCCCTGCCGCCATCGCCTGCTAACCAGCACCACCGCGAACCTCCGCTGAGCGTCGTCATGGCATCAGTCAAGCAGGTCACCGCCCTCCTGGTCCTCGTCGCCGGCGTAGTGCTTGCGTTGATCACCACAACCACAG GTCAGAACATGCCTGAGCCGCCACCAGGACACGGAGG accCGGACCATTCGGTTTCGGGGCTCCCGGCCAGTTTGGTGGCGGCTTCCGCGGGCGCCGATCAGACTTTGACATGGCCGG GTACCGCCAGGAGGCACGCCGGGAGGCGCAGGGACCGTTCCGCGGCCGACGGGAGGCCTACTTCGGCATGCAGGACGAATAG